The Saccharopolyspora gloriosae genome window below encodes:
- a CDS encoding tRNA adenosine deaminase-associated protein, whose amino-acid sequence MTGQEPVAGFAVAVVREDGRWRCSALDGSVLGGLDTTITALRDLRSTGAVFGMCNVDDEFFVLIRPIPGGVDLLLSDAAAALDYDIAADVLDLLRADAPDEDDDEVWPEGNLSILSDIGLPEGELLVIIEEVDLYPDEQLEMIAQRCGFGEQFAGVLEKLDQ is encoded by the coding sequence ATGACAGGGCAGGAGCCGGTCGCGGGCTTCGCCGTTGCCGTTGTTCGTGAGGACGGCCGGTGGCGGTGCAGCGCGTTGGACGGCTCGGTATTGGGTGGGCTCGACACCACGATCACGGCGCTGCGCGACTTGCGCTCCACCGGCGCGGTGTTCGGCATGTGCAATGTGGACGACGAGTTCTTCGTCCTGATCCGCCCGATCCCCGGCGGGGTGGACCTGCTGCTCTCGGATGCCGCGGCGGCGCTGGACTACGACATCGCCGCCGACGTGCTCGACCTGCTGCGCGCGGACGCCCCGGATGAGGACGACGACGAGGTGTGGCCGGAGGGCAACCTCTCGATCCTCTCCGACATCGGTCTGCCCGAGGGCGAACTCCTGGTGATCATCGAAGAGGTCGACCTGTACCCGGACGAGCAGCTGGAGATGATCGCTCAGCGCTGCGGCTTCGGGGAGCAGTTCGCGGGCGTGCTGGAGAAGCTGGACCAGTGA
- a CDS encoding prephenate dehydrogenase gives MRAVCVIGLGLIGGSVLRAATAAGRPGWGATAGADDAVRAGDDGYEVTGIEDALRRAATEDALIVIATPVTAVRDVLRKIAWHAPEARLTDVISVKDAVDAEVRSLLPGARYAGGHPMAGTASSGWAAGGADLFRGSPWAVAVEEGTTLDAWRDAAALALDCGAHVVAVSAAEHDSAVARISHLPHVFANILAAVGADGGPLALSLAAGSFRDSTRVAASEPELVRAMTEGNRVALLDAVDDALGRLGAARGSLASSGALKTTVDGGHAARGELDRLSDGEWTRSTVPLRGDRDLRKLRDLGARGGRVTALTEKAAEVELPATE, from the coding sequence ATGCGTGCCGTGTGCGTGATCGGACTGGGATTGATCGGTGGCTCGGTGCTGCGCGCCGCCACCGCCGCCGGACGCCCTGGTTGGGGTGCCACCGCGGGGGCGGACGACGCCGTCAGAGCCGGTGACGACGGCTACGAGGTCACCGGCATCGAGGACGCGCTGCGCCGCGCGGCGACCGAGGACGCCCTGATCGTCATCGCCACTCCGGTGACCGCCGTGCGCGACGTGCTGCGCAAGATCGCGTGGCACGCGCCGGAGGCCCGGCTCACCGACGTGATCAGCGTGAAGGACGCCGTCGACGCCGAGGTGCGCAGCCTGCTGCCCGGCGCCCGCTACGCCGGTGGGCACCCGATGGCGGGCACCGCGTCGTCCGGGTGGGCCGCCGGCGGAGCCGACCTGTTCCGGGGTTCGCCGTGGGCCGTCGCCGTCGAGGAGGGCACCACGCTCGACGCGTGGCGCGACGCGGCCGCGCTCGCGCTGGACTGCGGCGCCCACGTCGTGGCGGTCTCCGCCGCCGAGCACGACTCGGCGGTCGCCCGCATCTCGCACCTGCCGCACGTGTTCGCGAACATCCTCGCCGCCGTCGGCGCCGACGGCGGGCCGCTCGCGCTGTCGCTGGCGGCCGGTTCCTTCCGGGACTCCACCCGCGTCGCCGCGTCCGAACCGGAGCTGGTGCGGGCCATGACCGAGGGGAACCGGGTGGCGCTGCTCGACGCCGTCGACGACGCGCTCGGCAGGCTCGGCGCGGCGCGCGGCTCGCTCGCCTCTTCCGGGGCGTTGAAGACGACCGTCGACGGCGGTCACGCCGCCCGCGGCGAACTCGACCGGCTCAGCGACGGCGAGTGGACGCGCAGCACGGTGCCGCTGCGCGGCGACCGCGATCTGCGCAAGCTGCGCGACCTCGGCGCCCGCGGCGGACGGGTCACCGCGCTCACCGAGAAGGCCGCCGAGGTGGAACTCCCCGCGACCGAATAG
- a CDS encoding nucleoside deaminase, whose product MTARDTELVRAALEVAPGALSTGDVPIGAVVAAPDGTILAREHNRREAAADPTAHAEILALRAAARAWGDGWRLSECTLAVTVEPCTMCAGALVLSRVSRVVFGVWEPRTGAVGSLWDVVRDRRSNHRPEVVGGVLAADCAALLEEFFDGRR is encoded by the coding sequence GTGACGGCCCGCGACACCGAGCTGGTGCGCGCGGCGCTGGAGGTCGCTCCCGGTGCGTTGAGCACCGGTGACGTGCCGATCGGCGCGGTCGTGGCGGCCCCGGACGGGACGATCCTCGCTCGCGAGCACAACCGGCGGGAAGCCGCTGCCGACCCGACGGCGCACGCGGAGATCTTGGCGCTGCGCGCCGCCGCCCGCGCGTGGGGCGACGGCTGGCGGCTCTCCGAATGCACCCTGGCGGTCACCGTGGAGCCGTGCACGATGTGCGCCGGCGCGCTGGTGCTGTCGCGGGTGAGCCGCGTCGTGTTCGGCGTGTGGGAGCCGCGCACGGGCGCCGTCGGCTCGTTGTGGGACGTGGTGCGGGATCGCCGCAGCAACCACCGCCCGGAGGTCGTCGGCGGCGTGCTCGCCGCGGACTGCGCCGCGCTGCTGGAGGAGTTCTTCGACGGCAGGCGGTGA